One Myxococcales bacterium DNA window includes the following coding sequences:
- a CDS encoding alkaline phosphatase family protein, producing the protein MSRTLTIFIDGLPFDQLEKLPFTRNFASKARLIPILGYSVNCQTELFTGKRPDEVGFWGEWTYAPRTAPLRSIHKLLKMISFVERWYTGKRIVHKVIDRLGVAGATKNIPLSYLGTFEETGHSVLTKGFEGASLLNHEKLKVFLHTEFPVVLRRDEDNFQAVKKYIEEADDPGSILATFTRIDGCSHWDGVASAPYDELLLVQDEYIRQLSEAFMAKVPDGSVLVASDHGMTNVTDYVSIELESEIGDPDKSGYAYFTEGTILRVWCEDDTTRERIRAYLDGIHGLESLADEDRREMCITRPEFGDLIYHTFEGYQIVPSYWGPKPSVGMHGYHPRYPSQHGICLSSREGDFEGNVSATDFYKVLSRYLDAA; encoded by the coding sequence GTGTCTCGGACACTTACGATCTTTATCGACGGACTGCCTTTCGACCAACTCGAGAAGCTCCCGTTCACACGTAATTTTGCCAGCAAGGCGAGACTGATCCCAATCCTCGGCTACAGCGTAAATTGCCAGACGGAGCTGTTCACCGGAAAACGGCCCGACGAGGTCGGGTTTTGGGGAGAGTGGACCTACGCGCCTCGAACGGCGCCGCTTCGCAGCATTCACAAGCTGCTCAAGATGATTTCGTTCGTCGAACGCTGGTACACCGGCAAACGTATCGTGCACAAAGTCATCGATCGGTTGGGCGTGGCGGGTGCGACAAAGAACATCCCACTTTCCTATCTTGGAACCTTCGAGGAGACGGGGCACTCGGTGCTGACCAAGGGCTTCGAGGGCGCTTCCCTGCTCAATCATGAGAAGCTGAAGGTCTTTCTCCACACGGAATTTCCTGTGGTTCTGCGTCGCGACGAAGACAACTTCCAGGCCGTCAAGAAATACATCGAAGAGGCGGACGATCCGGGGAGCATCCTGGCCACGTTCACTCGAATCGACGGTTGCTCCCACTGGGATGGCGTGGCCTCTGCGCCCTACGACGAACTCCTGCTAGTCCAGGATGAATACATTCGACAGCTGAGCGAAGCCTTCATGGCAAAAGTGCCGGACGGGAGCGTACTCGTGGCCTCCGATCACGGTATGACGAACGTGACGGATTACGTCTCGATTGAACTCGAAAGTGAAATTGGAGATCCCGACAAGTCTGGCTACGCCTACTTCACCGAGGGCACGATCCTTCGAGTCTGGTGTGAAGACGATACGACCCGCGAACGCATTCGAGCTTACCTGGACGGAATCCATGGCCTCGAATCCCTCGCGGACGAAGATCGCAGGGAGATGTGCATCACGCGACCGGAGTTCGGCGACCTCATCTACCACACCTTCGAGGGCTATCAGATCGTGCCCAGTTACTGGGGGCCCAAGCCATCCGTGGGTATGCATGGCTACCACCCCCGTTACCCCAGCCAGCACGGAATCTGTCTGAGCTCTCGAGAGGGAGACTTCGAGGGCAATGTTTCGGCGACCGACTTCTACAAGGTGCTGTCTCGGTATCTCGACGCTGCGTGA
- a CDS encoding glycosyltransferase family 39 protein, protein MYETPATPFLSSIVGFAITLFFLLGFYMVRKREERGWLMGLALGAFLLKAILVPIYFQWLVSVGDFGFAHLDAGAVHSAAIQMANDIDYDTPRSFGGWAALDPGFFIITAYVYRIFGPNTLIIRFFLIMCVSISLVYIYRITRLYFDEKTARTAAVLQAFLPLPILLSLNHRKDPLIQLIALFIFYHAVRIFRQEPGWQRATAMVVVGLFAMYPLRSGMVLPFLAVMVLCFVLANRNLLQGIGLSILTIIGLIISQVTATEDSRINLGRYLARAESKLDSSAQLSEEGSGLVRLLRVTGPTDIYKVPFAAVAYLILPFPPNFDQGPQSMLESLLNLVSIFLLPHLLIGAWSMIRGPDWRLQLPLLIFPIFFLLLLGAVHVGLVRYKQLFYPICLIWTAVGWQRGTSFLFKFSIYGILGLFGAAVYLYRFVN, encoded by the coding sequence TTGTATGAAACCCCGGCCACCCCGTTTCTGAGTTCGATTGTCGGATTCGCGATCACGCTGTTTTTCCTGTTGGGCTTCTACATGGTCCGCAAGCGCGAAGAGCGCGGCTGGCTGATGGGGCTCGCCCTCGGCGCATTCCTGCTGAAGGCGATCCTGGTTCCCATCTACTTCCAGTGGCTGGTCTCCGTTGGTGACTTCGGTTTCGCCCACCTCGACGCGGGTGCGGTTCACTCGGCGGCGATCCAGATGGCCAACGACATCGACTACGACACCCCGCGTAGCTTCGGAGGCTGGGCAGCGCTCGATCCGGGCTTCTTCATTATCACCGCCTACGTGTACCGGATCTTTGGACCGAACACGCTGATCATTCGTTTTTTCTTGATCATGTGTGTGAGCATCTCTCTGGTTTACATCTACCGAATTACCAGGCTTTACTTCGACGAAAAGACCGCCCGCACGGCCGCGGTGCTGCAGGCGTTTCTCCCCCTACCGATCCTGCTGTCATTGAATCACCGCAAAGATCCATTGATTCAACTGATCGCGCTGTTCATCTTCTATCACGCCGTGCGCATTTTTCGACAAGAACCGGGATGGCAGCGAGCAACTGCAATGGTAGTCGTGGGCCTGTTCGCCATGTACCCGTTGCGCAGTGGAATGGTCCTTCCGTTCCTCGCGGTGATGGTACTTTGCTTCGTGCTCGCAAATCGAAACCTGCTGCAGGGGATCGGGCTTTCGATCTTGACGATCATTGGCCTCATCATAAGTCAGGTTACAGCAACAGAGGATTCGAGAATCAACCTCGGTCGCTATTTGGCGCGCGCAGAGAGCAAGTTGGACTCGAGCGCCCAGCTGTCCGAAGAAGGCAGTGGCCTGGTACGTCTGTTGCGCGTTACGGGACCGACGGACATCTACAAGGTTCCCTTTGCGGCCGTCGCCTACTTGATTTTGCCATTCCCGCCAAATTTCGATCAAGGCCCGCAGTCGATGCTCGAATCGCTTTTGAATCTCGTGAGCATCTTCTTATTGCCTCACTTGTTGATCGGCGCGTGGAGCATGATCCGAGGCCCTGACTGGCGCTTGCAATTACCGCTGCTGATCTTTCCGATCTTCTTCCTGCTATTGCTCGGCGCCGTGCATGTTGGCCTCGTTCGCTACAAGCAGCTCTTCTATCCAATCTGCCTCATCTGGACCGCGGTTGGGTGGCAACGTGGAACTAGCTTTTTATTCAAGTTCTCGATTTACGGCATACTCGGACTATTTGGAGCTGCAGTCTATTTGTACCGTTTCGTGAATTGA